The following DNA comes from Xylanibacillus composti.
CGTTCCACTACGGAAAGCCCCAGACCGGACGCCCCGCCGGTTACTACAGCCACTTTCCCCATTATTCAAGCCACCTCCTGCTGGATGTCTTCCTTGTTCGCTCTGCATACGGTCTTACCCAATGATTTCTTCTATTTTTAGTATAAGGTGACTTTCTAGCTTCAACAACCGGGAAAAGTCTATGCTTTTTCTGGGGCTTTGTAAGATTTTCGACCTTTATCCAGTTAATCGTCTTAAATAAATGGGCCGCTTATCCGCGGCCATCACTCATCACTATAGAGTAGGAGTAAAATCAACTTGCAGCTGCCATCTGGTTCTATTGTAAACGCATCTATGCTTAGAAATAATCAACTGCATAGGGGATTTTTCGTGGAATAGCCTCATTAAAAAAATGCAGGAGCATGTCACTTGCCTGGATTCGTCCAGTCTCTTTGAGAAATAAAGGATTTTGATAGCCGAATAAAATGGCGGTAAAGGCACCGATATCACAGGATAGATCCAACTCTTTGTCTGTATCAGTCATGTCCATAATATATACCTCTCCATCCTCATTCACAAGCACCCTTATTATACCATCATTCCAACTTAAAAAAGGGTCCGTAATCTTCATTATGAAATCGAATGATTTGCCCGTCTTGATGAACGGATACTTGCTTAGACAGGAGCGAACATCCATAATTCTTCCCATAAACCCAGGCTTTATTTGTTGAGATACGGCAGGATTCCTTAGGAGAAAAGACATCTCATCTTGCACTGGCGTTCTCAGTATCACCCGGTCAATGACGGAATCATGATTAGCCAAAAAATCTAGCATGCTTAGCCTCGCCT
Coding sequences within:
- a CDS encoding GNAT family N-acetyltransferase, which encodes MKWHELNPVYEKYAQSFTGMLTRERWWWESYYSFYKKGEVVTVSNADGIQGYLVYDIHQESKTMTIHEIIHLNEEARLSMLDFLANHDSVIDRVILRTPVQDEMSFLLRNPAVSQQIKPGFMGRIMDVRSCLSKYPFIKTGKSFDFIMKITDPFLSWNDGIIRVLVNEDGEVYIMDMTDTDKELDLSCDIGAFTAILFGYQNPLFLKETGRIQASDMLLHFFNEAIPRKIPYAVDYF